In the genome of Dioscorea cayenensis subsp. rotundata cultivar TDr96_F1 chromosome 1, TDr96_F1_v2_PseudoChromosome.rev07_lg8_w22 25.fasta, whole genome shotgun sequence, one region contains:
- the LOC120262906 gene encoding auxin-responsive protein SAUR68-like encodes MARKLMKVPSIKRMISSPRADKLYDFSECSTSCVAEKGHFFVYTSDGKRFMISLAYLTNNIFKELLRISEEEFGLPCDGPITLPCDAAFMEYVLSLLGRGVSKEIEMQLLSSIFVSRQSACSMLAVEQPQQLAVSNLVKVIMLDMVYSFSATLCYFMTVIASLMSSINS; translated from the exons ATGGCAAGGAAGTTGATGAAGGTTCCATCCATTAAGAGAATGATCTCTTCACCAAGAGCTGATAAGCTCTATGATTTCAGTGAATGTAGTACATCATGTGTTGCGGAGAAGGGCCATTTCTTTGTTTACACATCCGACGGGAAGCGATTCATGATTTCCTTGGCATATCTCACCAATAATATCTTCAAAGAGCTCTTGAGGATATCTGAAGAAGAATTCGGTTTGCCATGTGACGGTCCAATCACACTACCCTGTGATGCAGCATTCATGGAATATGTGCTATCTTTGCTAGGAAGAGGAGTGTCTAAGGAGATAGAGATGCAATTGCTTAGCTCCATCTTCGTCTCTCGCCAATCAGCATGTTCAATGCTTGCTGTTGAGCAACCTCAACAATTAGCA GTTTCAAATCTGGTTAAAGTCATAATGCTTGATATGGTCTATTCGTTCAGTGCTACACTCTGCTACTTTATGACAGTGATTGCCAGTTTGATGAGTTCCATCAATTCATGA